A region of the Geomonas subterranea genome:
CCGGGGGGACCAGGTCGGGGGCCGAGACGATGGAGAGCTGCGCACCCGCCACGGCTATGCCGCGCTCGATGGCGACGCGGTCGCCCAAGACGAGCGGCCGGCAGATCCCAGTGACGGCGGGATCGGCCAGAGCGGCGGCGATGATCTCCGGTCCGATGCCGGAAGGATCGCCCATGGTGACGGCGATGATCGGTTTTTCCAAATCGTTCTCCTTTCACGGCGGCGGGCAGGCAGGGGCAACGCCCTCACCCGGCCTTCGGCCACCCTCTCCCGGAGGGCGAGGGTAAACAAACGCAGCCACCCACTTTCTCCAAGTGCGCCGCCCCCCGCCGTCCCTGCGCACCGTCCACCCCCTCGCCCTCCGGGAGAGGGGCAGGGGTGAGGGAAGCCAGGCGTGACTGAAGCCGCACAAAAGAATAGGGGCTGATGGAGCCCCTATTCGCGTTTGAAGCAAGGGGGACAGGCACCTGGCGGAGCCAGTCCCTTTCAGCCTACTTGCGCACGTTGAGCGGCAGGATCAGCTTCTGCACCTGGCCGGTCTCCTTCTCGCGCCACTGCAGCCGCAGCTCCTTTGCGCTCGGGGCCTCGCCCGGGAAGAAGATGAAGCCGTTGGAGAGGCTGTCGGCCGGGATGGGCTTACCCTCCAACCCCTTGCTCCTCAGGTCGTCCGAGATACGGTTCTCGCGGTCGTTGGAGGTCCCCTCCTGGGTGCCGCCGATGATGGCGCCGCCTGCCGCGCCGAGTGCGGCACCCTTGCCGAGCGACCCTGCCACGCTCCTGCCGGAAACGATGCCCAAGGCCGCACCAAGGACCGTGCCTGCCGCTGCCCCGAGCACGGCCCCCTTGCCAGCCCCCTTCCCGAAGAAGGAGGCGAACTGGGTCGAGCTCTCCAGCCGGTCGAAAGCCACCTTGTTGGTGACCAGCGGCCAGTAATTCCCCGCCTCGTCAACCAGGAACGTCTGCCCCCCCATGAGCTCGAGCGTCTTGCCGCTCTTGTTGTCCATGACCAGCATGACCGGCAGCAACCCCGCTCCCTTGATGTCGAAACCAAAGGCCTTCTCCGCCGCGTCGGAGGTCGCGTACGCCTCACCCCCCAGCGACACGCCGGACTGCTCCAGGTGGTTCTGGTACGCCTCGGGCGGCCGGAAAGAGACGTACTGGCTCTTGTAGTGAGTGCATCCGGAGAACAGCATCATGGCTATCATGAAGACGGCTAGTTTTCTCATGGTTGTCTCCTTGTCATTCTCATTAGTGACGCACGTTAACTATATCCCGGTTTTCACGCCCGCTCAAGGCCGGCAAAGCGCACCAGGAGCTTCTTGGGCCCTCCCAGGGAGTTGAACCAGACGATCACCTTCTGGTTGTCGCCCTCCCCCTCGATCTTCCTGATGGTGCCCGGCCCGAACTGGGCGTGGCGCACCTTCATCCCTACCCGGATGCCGTCGTCCTCGTCGTCCGGTACCATGCGCACCTCGTTGTCCTCGAACTCCGGCTCGATCTCGTCCTCGAAGAGGGAGGCGAGGTTGTGCGAGGAGGAAGAAAAGTCGCGGGGCTCGGGGCGCTGCCAGAGGTCGCCGCTGTCCAGCAGCTCCCTTGGGATGTCGGCGATGAAACGGGCCGGCGCGTTCATCTGTTCCTGCCCGAAGATGTGGCGCCGGCGCACGTTCAGAAGGAACAGGCGCTTCTTGGCACGGGTCATCCCCACGTAGCAGAGCCTTCTTTCCTCCTCCATCTGCTCGGGGTTCTCCAGGGCGCGCACGTGGGGGAATAGCTTCTCCTCCATGCCGATCATGAAGACCAGCTGGAATTCCAGCCCCTTGGCCGAGTGGAGGGTCATCAGCGTGGCGGAGGACTTCTTTCCCTCCCCCTCGTGCTCCAGGTCGGAGACCAGCGCGACCCGTTCCAGGAAATCGGCCAGCCCGTGCTCGCCCGGCATGCTTTCGTAGGTCTGCATGGCGGTCACCAACTCCTGGAGGTTGTCGATCCGTTCCTGGGCCTCGTCGGTCCGCTGCATCTTCAGGCGGGCATAATACCCCGAATCGTTGATGACGGCGGCGGTGAGCTCGGATAACGGGAGCTTCTCGCTCAGGGTCTTGTACCCCTCCAGCTCGTTGACGAAGGCGGCCACCTTGCCGCGCGCGGCGGCGGGGAGGAGCGGCCCATAGGCGCCTTCCAGCATCGCGTCGTAGAAAGGGAGCCCCTTCTCGTTGGCGAAGTCGGTGATTTTCTGCACCGTGGTGTTGCCGATACCGCGCGGCGGCGTGTTGATGATCCTCTTCACCGCGACGTCGTCGGAAGGGTTGTCCAGCACCTTCAGGTAGGCGAGGATGTCCTTTATCTCGAGCCTCGCGTAGAAGCGCACTCCTCCGACCATGTGGTGCGCGATCTGCGCCCCCACCAGGGCCTCCTCGATTACGCGGGACTGCGCGTTGGTACGGTAGAAGACCGCCACCTCGGAGAGGTCGCCCCCCTCGGCGAGGAAGCGTTCGATCTCGCGGCAGACGGTGCGCCCCTCCTCCCACTCGTTGGGGAGGGTGCGGTACACGATGCGCTCACCTTCGGGGTTGTCGGTCCACAGACGCTTGGGCTTTCTCCCCCTGTTCTTCTGCACCACGTGCCAGGCGCCGTCCAGGATGGTCTTGGTGGAGCGGTAATTCTGCTCCAGCTTGACCACCTTGACCCCGGGGAAATCCTTCTCGAATTCCAGGATGTTGCGGATGTCGGCGCCGCGCCAGCCGTAGATGGACTGGTCGTCGTCACCAACGACGCAGAGATTCTGCCGGGCGCCGGCCAGAAGCTGCACCAGGCGGTACTGCACCGGGTTGGTGTCCTGGTACTCGTCCACCAGTATCCAGCGCCAGCGCTGCAGGTACTTGTCCAGCACCTCCGGGTGCTCCTCGAAGAGCTGCACGGTGAGAAGGAGCAGGTCGCCGAAGTCGGCCGCGTTGCAGCGCTTCAGGCGCTCCTGGTAGCAGCGGTAGGCCCGGGCCAGGGTCGCCTGATAGGGGGAATCGGCGGGAACGTCGAAGGGGCTCATCCCCTGGTTCTTGAATTCGTCGATCGCGCTTCCCAAGAGCTTCACCGGGTAGCGCTTCTCGTCGAGGTTCAACTCGGCGGCGCAGTCCTTTAAAAGGCGTTCGCAGTCCTTGTCGTCGTAGATGGCGAAGTTGGAGTCGTAGCCGAGGCTCTTGATGTCGCTTCTCAGGATCCGTGCGCAGGTGGAGTGAAAGGTGGAGACCAGGGGAGTCTCCCCTTCACCCAGCATGTGCTGGATGCGCTCGCGCATCTCTCCGGCGGCCTTGTTGGTGAAGGTGACGGCCAGGATCTGCCAGGGGGGGACGCCCCGCTCGTGGATGAGGTGGGCGATGCGGTGTACGATGACGCGCGTCTTGCCGGAGCCGGCGCCGGCGAGGACCAGCATAGGTCCCTCTCCGTGCAGCACCGCCTCCTGCTGGGGAGGATTCAGATTGTGGAGCAGTTTCATGATTTTCCTTAAGGCCTGCCGGGGCTTAGGCGCCGCGAAGTGCCGAGCGCCTATTTATACCACTTAGCCCAATCGAGGTCAAAAGGGAATGTCGCTACAGCCTTTCCAGCGCATGAGCCAGCGCGGAACGGAGCTGTTTGGGCAACAGGGCGAACTTGAGCCCAAGCCCCTTGGGGCGCACGGGAGAGCTGTCGCCGGACCAGATCACCTTGCACGGGGAATCGATTAACGTACCGTCGGGAAGGGTGAAGGAGAGGTTGACCACGTTGCCGGCCCGGGCGGAGAGACCGGTGATCACGTAGGTGCCGTCCACCCCGAGGTCGTGCAGCGTGCAGGAGGCCGTCTCGCCGTTGTGCTGCAGAGTTCCGGCGAGATTGCAGGGAACGCGCTTTTCGCGCCGGTCGATGCCGGGTATGAACTCGCGGGCGATCTCCAGGAAACGGTCACGGCCGGCGGGCTTGGTGAGGAAATAGTTGCAACCGGCGGCAAGACAGTCGTCCTTGTCCTGCGGCACCGAGGTGGAGGAGATGATCACCACCGGAAGAGCGGAATGGTCCGGATGGGAACGGATGGCCCGGCAGCACGCCGCCCCGTCCATGTTGGGCATCTGCAGGTCCATGAAGACCAGGGACGGCTTCTCCCTCTTGACCACCTCGAAAGCCTCGACACCGTCGCGCGCCGTTACGATTTTCACATCGGTATGTTTGAAAAAGTCCTTCTCGATCTCAAGAAACATCTGCAGATCGTCTACGAGCAGTATCGTTGGTTGCAAAGCGCCTCCATTCGGAAAATTCAAACTTTGAATATAGGATATTCGGCATAAAATACGCCCCGGGATGGAGCTAGTCAAGCCACTGGTTGCCCTCAAACTCTTCGGCAGGTTATGGCCGAAACTGAAAGGGCCGCACATTGCTGTGCGGCCCTTGCCTTTCCACTGTTAATTGAGTTAGTTGGACCGCCTGGCGAGAATGCGGTCCTTGATCTCTCGCACCTCCCTGAGCGCCTGGACGCTCAAACGGTCCGGCGCGCAGTTCTCGCGGTCCGCCCGCCGCACCTCCTCGCAGAAGGAGATGGTCCCGAGCAGCTGCGGCGCGGGGATTTCAGCCTCGATCAGCCGCCGGTCCTCGTCGTCGCGCACCTTGCTCCCCACCACGAAGACCTCCTCGATGCCCAGGTCGGCGGCCAGCCGCGTAATCTGGCGGGCGGTCTGCAGACTGCGCTGCCCCGGTTCCACAACGACCACCAGGGCGTCCACCGATTCGGCCGTGCGGCGTCCCAGGTGCTCGAGCCCGGCCTCCATGTCCATGACCACCACCTCGTCCCGTTCCAGGAGGAGGTGTCCCATCAGACGTTTCACCAGGGTACTTTCCGGGCAGGCGCAGCCGCTCCCCCCCTGCTCCAGGGTTCCCATCCAGAGGAAACGGACGCCGTCGTGCTCCAGGCAGAACTGCTCCGGCAGGTCGCAGACCTTGGGGTTCAGCTTGAAGAAGGAGCCGTAGCCGCCGCTCGCGCCGGTGCGTTCCTCCGCGAGTTCCTTCATGCGCGCCACCGGTTGCAGCTTTGCGGCCCGCTCGGCCGGGATCCCCAGCGCCGCAGCGAGATTGGCGTCCGGGTCGGCGTCCACGGCCAGCACCCTGGCGCCGTCGCTTGCGAAGGCACGGCAGAGGAGGCTCGCGAAGGTGGTCTTGCCCACCCCCCCCTTGCCGGTGATGGCGATCTTCAGCCCCGGGCCGCGCTGGGGCACGGCGTGGAGGTGGTGATGGCTGTGACTATGGTCGTGATGGTGATCATGGTCGTGGTCATGGTCGTGGTCATGGTCGTGGTTGTGATGGTCGCACACTGTTCGTACTCCTTCTCTCGTTCCAACAGGCTGTGTGGCGGAAAAAGGGGACAGGCTACTTTTTGGGGAGAACGTCTCGGTGAAAAAGCAGCCTGTCCCCTTTTATTCAGCCTCCCCCTCCGCGGGGAGGAGTTGTACTCCTCACGCTGCTAAATCCCCAATCCCTTCCTGCGCTCCTCGATCACCTCCAGGAGTTTGTCCGCCGCGAGGTTCGGGTCGAGTTCCACAAGGAAGTAGCCACCCAGCAGATCCTTGGCGGTCTGGGTCAGGAGCTCGGTAACCTTGGCCGAACCGGTGACCTGCGGCATGGTGCCCAAGTGGGTCGGGATGCCGAGCGCCACGCTCCAGGTGCCGATGGCGACCGCCTTTTCCGACATCGCCTCGGGCGCCGAGGCGACCAACGGGAGCTGGTCGAGGTCCACGCCGAGCTTGTCGGCGACGGCCACCGCCACCTGGACGGCGCGGCTGTTGTCCACGCAGGATCCCATGTGCAGCACCAAGGGGAGCGGCCCGTTCAGCCCGGCCGAGGTGCCGATTGCGGTCATGACCGCCTTGAGGGAATCCCCGGCGTACTCCAGCGTCGCCTCCTGGGTCATGAGACCGTGCTTGGCGAAGGCCCCGGCGCCGCAGCCGGTGGCGAGCATGAGCACGTTGTTGGCGGCGAGCTTCTTGGCCATGGTGACGAAGCTGCTGTCCTGCGCCACCTGGGTCGAGTTGCAGCCGGCGAAGAGGGCGATGCCGCGGATGTTGCCGTTGGCGATGTTCTCGATCAGCGGCTGGAGCGGGTCTTCGGCGTTCAAGGTCGCCAGTGCCCCCACCACGGACTCGACGCCGAAGCCGACGATGGCGGTCTGCTTGAAGTCCGGGATGTTGACCCGGCGCGGGTCGCGGCGCTTGTAGGCCTCGATGGCGGTCGCGACAATGCGGCGCGCGTTCTCCAGTGCTGTTTCCTCCCTGAATTCCACGTGGGTGGCACCGGGGATCTTGTTCTCCGCCATGGTGGTTATCACGGCGGTGTGGAAGCAGGCGCCGATCTCGCTCACCGAGGGCATGATGCACTGTACGTCAACCACCATGGCGTCGACCGCGCCGGTGACCAGCGCGAGCTCCTGCGAGAGGTAGTTGGCCGCCAGCGGGATGCCGTGGCGCACCATGACCTCGTTACCGGTGCAGCAGATACCGACGATGTTGATCCCGTCCTTGGCCCCGGCCTTCCTGGCCTCCTCGTCCATCTGACCCGCGACCTCGCAGACCACCTCGCTCAAAAGCGGATTGTGGCCGTGCACCGCGATGTTCACCGCATCCGGCTTGATGACGCCAAGGTTCGCTGCCGTCACCACCGGGCTCGGCGTCCCGAAGAGGACGTCGGAAAGCTCGGTTGCGAGGCACATGCCGTCAAAGTCGGCAAGCGCGCCCTTGATGCCGCCGAGGATCAGGTTGACCGGATCGGCGTCGCACCCGACCAGGGTGCGCCCCATGATCTGGGTGATCACGGCGTCGATGTTGTGCGGCACGACGTGCAGGGCCTGCAGGCGCTCCAGGCGCTTTTTCGTCAGGCTCGCCTCCACCCAGTTGCAGGGGGCGTCGTGGTCCTGATTCTGGAAATCCTCCAGGGTAGCCTTGGCTACCGCGGCGGCGATGGCCGGGATGTCCTCTCCTTCGGTGCAGATGCCGAGTTTCGCCGCAACCGCACGCAGCTTGGCCTCGTCGCGAATCTGGTAGGCGGGGAGCCTCCCCTCCGCCACCCCCTGCAGGGCGAGCGCCACGTGGCGGCCGTGCTCGGAGTGACCCGCAGCGCCGGCCGCGATCATGCGGATCACGTTCCTGGCCACGATGGTATCGGCGTCGGCGCCGCAGATGCCGCGCTGGGGGCCGTCCCCGAACGGATCGATGCGGCAGGGGCCTTTCCAGCAGATGCGGCAGCAGACGCCTAACTGGCCGAAGCCGCACTGCGGCTGCATGGCGCGGTGGCGGTCCCAAACGGTGGAAATCCCTTCTTTCTTGGCGATGGGCAGCAGGGTCGCCGCGGACGGATCGGTGCTGAGCTTCATGGTCATATCCTTGCCTTCCTTGATTTGAGATGTTGGAGGGATTGGGCCAGTTCGGCGGCCCTCGCCTCGATCAGGGTCTGACGGTACTCTTCCAGGTCCACGAGCGAGAGCGCCTTGGTGGGGCACCCCTCGACGCAGGCGGGGACGTCGCGCCCGGTGCCGGCGCAGAGGTCGCACTTGCGCGCGATGCCACCGTTGGTGCGGCAGCTTTCCGGATCGCCCCCCTCGTGCTTCACGCTGATGG
Encoded here:
- a CDS encoding AAA family ATPase, with product MKIAITGKGGVGKTTFASLLCRAFASDGARVLAVDADPDANLAAALGIPAERAAKLQPVARMKELAEERTGASGGYGSFFKLNPKVCDLPEQFCLEHDGVRFLWMGTLEQGGSGCACPESTLVKRLMGHLLLERDEVVVMDMEAGLEHLGRRTAESVDALVVVVEPGQRSLQTARQITRLAADLGIEEVFVVGSKVRDDEDRRLIEAEIPAPQLLGTISFCEEVRRADRENCAPDRLSVQALREVREIKDRILARRSN
- a CDS encoding response regulator, with product MQPTILLVDDLQMFLEIEKDFFKHTDVKIVTARDGVEAFEVVKREKPSLVFMDLQMPNMDGAACCRAIRSHPDHSALPVVIISSTSVPQDKDDCLAAGCNYFLTKPAGRDRFLEIAREFIPGIDRREKRVPCNLAGTLQHNGETASCTLHDLGVDGTYVITGLSARAGNVVNLSFTLPDGTLIDSPCKVIWSGDSSPVRPKGLGLKFALLPKQLRSALAHALERL
- the cooS gene encoding anaerobic carbon-monoxide dehydrogenase catalytic subunit, with protein sequence MTMKLSTDPSAATLLPIAKKEGISTVWDRHRAMQPQCGFGQLGVCCRICWKGPCRIDPFGDGPQRGICGADADTIVARNVIRMIAAGAAGHSEHGRHVALALQGVAEGRLPAYQIRDEAKLRAVAAKLGICTEGEDIPAIAAAVAKATLEDFQNQDHDAPCNWVEASLTKKRLERLQALHVVPHNIDAVITQIMGRTLVGCDADPVNLILGGIKGALADFDGMCLATELSDVLFGTPSPVVTAANLGVIKPDAVNIAVHGHNPLLSEVVCEVAGQMDEEARKAGAKDGINIVGICCTGNEVMVRHGIPLAANYLSQELALVTGAVDAMVVDVQCIMPSVSEIGACFHTAVITTMAENKIPGATHVEFREETALENARRIVATAIEAYKRRDPRRVNIPDFKQTAIVGFGVESVVGALATLNAEDPLQPLIENIANGNIRGIALFAGCNSTQVAQDSSFVTMAKKLAANNVLMLATGCGAGAFAKHGLMTQEATLEYAGDSLKAVMTAIGTSAGLNGPLPLVLHMGSCVDNSRAVQVAVAVADKLGVDLDQLPLVASAPEAMSEKAVAIGTWSVALGIPTHLGTMPQVTGSAKVTELLTQTAKDLLGGYFLVELDPNLAADKLLEVIEERRKGLGI
- a CDS encoding glycine zipper family protein, which codes for MRKLAVFMIAMMLFSGCTHYKSQYVSFRPPEAYQNHLEQSGVSLGGEAYATSDAAEKAFGFDIKGAGLLPVMLVMDNKSGKTLELMGGQTFLVDEAGNYWPLVTNKVAFDRLESSTQFASFFGKGAGKGAVLGAAAGTVLGAALGIVSGRSVAGSLGKGAALGAAGGAIIGGTQEGTSNDRENRISDDLRSKGLEGKPIPADSLSNGFIFFPGEAPSAKELRLQWREKETGQVQKLILPLNVRK
- a CDS encoding ATP-dependent helicase, with the protein product MKLLHNLNPPQQEAVLHGEGPMLVLAGAGSGKTRVIVHRIAHLIHERGVPPWQILAVTFTNKAAGEMRERIQHMLGEGETPLVSTFHSTCARILRSDIKSLGYDSNFAIYDDKDCERLLKDCAAELNLDEKRYPVKLLGSAIDEFKNQGMSPFDVPADSPYQATLARAYRCYQERLKRCNAADFGDLLLLTVQLFEEHPEVLDKYLQRWRWILVDEYQDTNPVQYRLVQLLAGARQNLCVVGDDDQSIYGWRGADIRNILEFEKDFPGVKVVKLEQNYRSTKTILDGAWHVVQKNRGRKPKRLWTDNPEGERIVYRTLPNEWEEGRTVCREIERFLAEGGDLSEVAVFYRTNAQSRVIEEALVGAQIAHHMVGGVRFYARLEIKDILAYLKVLDNPSDDVAVKRIINTPPRGIGNTTVQKITDFANEKGLPFYDAMLEGAYGPLLPAAARGKVAAFVNELEGYKTLSEKLPLSELTAAVINDSGYYARLKMQRTDEAQERIDNLQELVTAMQTYESMPGEHGLADFLERVALVSDLEHEGEGKKSSATLMTLHSAKGLEFQLVFMIGMEEKLFPHVRALENPEQMEEERRLCYVGMTRAKKRLFLLNVRRRHIFGQEQMNAPARFIADIPRELLDSGDLWQRPEPRDFSSSSHNLASLFEDEIEPEFEDNEVRMVPDDEDDGIRVGMKVRHAQFGPGTIRKIEGEGDNQKVIVWFNSLGGPKKLLVRFAGLERA